A section of the Amblyomma americanum isolate KBUSLIRL-KWMA chromosome 2, ASM5285725v1, whole genome shotgun sequence genome encodes:
- the LOC144120692 gene encoding uncharacterized protein LOC144120692, with protein MAPASSQKTPRPSVVSAKSVRKKNTVLAVIGTVGVASIFFFYSRQDDSFWLKPVIVAKELARLGQPGYVVYTNGCKIPAFDPFHWTVASLYRKQTTYVCPGKPSFIRLAANVPFVDSDVLWEHYKRKPHDVLCTYQKITRDENRTEPDSAVVYHPSSKLVFGAPLSTDFVFVTCSAYGVKIHEEFLMVPVLKEQVERRCKLAEDSARPELNSTKERLNIVIVGLDSVSRLNSLRHLKKTREFLLDQMEAIEFYGYNKVGDNSFPNQVPLLTGKSAEEAMAQCPEKFFDNLDFLWDRYAGLGYRTFFLEESPKYGLFNYLLKGFKDIPTDYYCRPMIFAIDNSRFKKFIGGGKGCVGSKVQTEMYLDYFSSLVAFLGNRSYFTYTWISDVTHDNFNSAGFADGPFLRTFLRLNASGVANKSVIVFLSDHGMRYGPIRQTLIGKYEDRMPFMFLVLPREFRRKYPDVVRNLRINQHRLITHYDLHATLLELADFPNDLPPVRTDHGMSLFREVPENRTCRDAFIAPHWCCCHDSGQFPVNDPLSKKMANFVLRTVNGWLQDGAPGKCMRLQLRSVVDVYEVTVDANSEVRYFWVTLKCFPGEGMLEATVAVNGTDVFAAERVSRLNWHGAQSSCVKDHLLELYCFCKHQ; from the exons ATGGCTCCGGCATCGTCTCAAAAGACGCCTCGACCGTCAGTG GTGTCCGCAAAGTCCGTGCGCAAGAAGAACACGGTGCTTGCGGTCATCGGGACGGTCGGCGTGGCgtccatttttttcttctactcacgCCAGGACGATTCCTTCTGGCTCAAGCCTGTGATCGTCGCGAAGGAGCTGGCACGTCTAGGACAACCCGGTTACGTCGTTTACACGAACGGCTGCAAGATCCCCGCCTTCGACCCGTTCCACTGGACCGTGGCAAGTCTGTACCGCAAGCAGACCACGTACGTGTGTCCCGGAAAGCCTAGTTTCATACGCCTCGCGGCCAACGTGCCTTTCGTAGATTCCGATGTCCTCTGGGAGCACTACAAACGCAAGCCTCATGACGTGCTGTGCACTTACCAGAAAATAACGCGCGATGAGAACCGGACAGAACCGGATTCGGCGGTGGTGTACCATCCTAGTTCTAAGCTTGTATTCGGCGCACCGCTGTCTACGGATTTTGTGTTTGTGACGTGCTCCGCCTACGgtgtcaagattcacgaggaaTTCCTCATGGTGCCTGTGCTGAAAGAGCAGGTGGAACGGCGCTGCAAGCTGGCGGAAGACTCGGCGAGGCCGGAGTTAAACAGCACGAAGGAGCGTTTGAACATAGTGATCGTCGGCTTGGACTCAGTCTCGCGGCTTAACTCCCTCCGTCACCTGAAGAAGACTCGCGAGTTCTTGTTGGATCAAATGGAAGCCATTGAATTTTACGGATACAACAAGGTTGGAGACAACTCGTTTCCGAACCAAGTGCCCTTACTGACCGGGAAGTCGGCCGAGGAAGCCATGGCACAGTGTCCGGAAAAATTCTTCGATAATCTAGATTTCCTGTGGGACAGATACGCCGGCCTGGGCTACCGAACTTTTTTTCTGGAGGAAAGCCCGAAGTACGGACTCTTCAATTACCTTCTCAAGGGATTTAAAGACATTCCGACCGACTACTACTGCCGTCCCATGATTTTTGCCATCGACAACTCAAGATTCAAGAAGTTTATCGGTGGAGGCAAAGGCTGCGTAGGCTCGAAAGTTCAGACAGAAATGTACCTCGACTACTTCAGCTCTCTGGTCGCCTTTCTCGGAAACCGCAGCTACTTTACGTACACATGGATCTCCGATGTGACGCACGACAATTTCAATTCCGCTGGATTCGCGGACGGGCCTTTCCTTCGGACTTTCCTAAGGTTGAATGCCAGCGGCGTCGCGAACAAGTCTGTGATCGTGTTCCTCAGTGACCACGGCATGCGCTACGGCCCCATCCGCCAGACGCTGATTGGCAAGTACGAAGACCGTATGCCCTTTATGTTCTTAGTTCTGCCCCGCGAGTTCCGTCGCAAGTACCCGGATGTCGTCAGGAATCTCAGGATCAACCAGCACCGCCTCATCACGCACTACGACCTGCACGCCACTCTTCTGGAACTTGCCGATTTCCCCAACGATCTCCCACCTGTCAGAACTGACCACGGTATGAGCCTGTTTAGAGAGGTGCCTGAGAATCGGACTTGCAGAGATGCCTTTATCGCGCCGCATTGGTGCTGCTGCCACGACAGCGGCCAGTTCCCGGTCAATGACCCGCTCTCGAAAAAGATGGCCAACTTCGTCCTTCGCACCGTCAATGGCTGGCTTCAGGATGGTGCGCCGGGCAAGTGCATGCGCCTGCAGCTTCGCAGTGTGGTGGACGTGTACGAGGTCACGGTCGATGCGAACAGTGAAGTCCGTTACTTCTGGGTCACCCTCAAGTGTTTCCCGGGAGAGGGTATGCTGGAAGCCACTGTGGCCGTGAACGGAACAGACGTGTTTGCAGCGGAACGCGTAAGCCGCCTCAACTGGCACGGTGCCCAGTCGTCTTGCGTCAAAGACCACCTACTCGAACTTTACTGCTTTTGTAAGCACCAATAA